The genomic segment AGATGTATTTTTGTGTCCATAAAGGgtgaagaaaattttgagaatttgatttgaacctaacttttcttccttgtttttAGTCTTGGCCccattttaatattatactTTCACCATCATATGGAAGTTAGCTCTCAgttaatgttttcttttttctttttatctgaCTTTATTTGCTTATGTATATTTCTTGAAGTCATTGAGGAGTTAGAGTTTGCGGTTATTGACCCCAGATGGTCTGAGAAGCAGGAAGAAATCACCTCATTAAATGTTAAATTCCTGGCCATATGGGATATTGTGCTTGAGTAAGcttctaaattaatttttcttttcaaaattatcattcAACCTTAATTTTCCTGCTATGTTGACTTACTTGTGGAatttttattgcatttaaATAGCACTTATATGCCTGTGATGATATTTATTATGTTGTATAATCTAGGGCAGGGCTAAaatattccttttctttttttgctgCATCTGCTTGCAGTCCATTGACAGGAATGGATGGAGATGATTCATTCGTACAAAAGTCTTATTTTCCTAAGTAAGTGATGGTACTCTCAACACCGCCCCctctcccccccccccccccccgccCGCCNGCCCCCAcccaaaatatattaaaaaaaaataaagaagtaaaTGTCTCTTATTCATATTCCTCTTGGATATCCTCTACTCTTGCTTATGTTCTGGAGTTGCATCCATGCATTGGAATATGTAAACTCAGTTAAATGTTAGTTGTCAAGGGTCTCATTTGCTTCTTTTGGTCATGGGATGGGAGCTTCTTTCTAGATGCTCTGGatccctttttcattttttggttGTGGTCATGTTTGCTAAATGAAATAtgcataattatatatattcttgCTTATATTAAAGTGACACACAAATGCTTGCATAGTGTTTTATGATTTCCTTGGTTAATATCATTAGGCaagttgaaaagaatattCTTCAGGCATTGGGGTTTCTTTACTTGAAAGGACATTGTACTATGCTCATCATTTTATCAAATGTTACCCAAAAATATATTGTGGAAGGCCATTATGTTGTTTCCTTGCTTTATCCCCCTGTCTGAATGTATTCTTAAACCTGGGTTTGCAGTTTTGATGAGCCTTTTGAGGAGGTTGTATATCCAAAAGGTGATATTGATGCAGTTTCCATTAGCAAGAGAGATGTTGATCTGTTACAGCCAGAGACATTCATCAATGATACGATCATTGACTTCTACATCAAGTAAGATCTATAGAATTCTTTTATCCTTACATatgtgtttattttttaaggaGTGCTGCTGAGTCAAGTTTGGAACATAAAATCAAGGGTTTAGCATACCAAAGTAATGCTAGTGGAGGTTTATTCAAATGTTGTTTTGCAATATGTCTACcactttcatttatttttttccttcccatcttgaaaaagaaatttttgcatTAAGTTCTGTTTCTTACATTTAAACATGCTTCCTTAACTAGCACCATTTTTGGTTGACAGGTATCTGAAGAATCAGATTCAACCTGAGGAAAGGCAgagatttcatttttttaacagCTTTTTCTTTCGGAAGCTTGCTGATCTTGACAAAGACCCATCCAGTATTTCAGATGGCAGGGCTGCTTTTCTGCGTGTTCATAAATGGACAAGGAAGTTGGATATGTTTGGAAAAGATTACATCTTTATTCCTGTAAATTTCAAGTAAGAAATTTGTCCAGAAGagtattaatttcttttaagagATCATAGTACTAACTTATGAGCTAATATAAGTTGTATATGCATATTGCTAACAGTCTCCATTGGAGTTTGATAGTCATATGTCATCCTGGTGAAGTGGCTGGTTTTGAAGGTATATTCTTGCTTAACTGAACAATGTCATTTGGGAAATCTACCCTTCGTTGATGCATATTTATATTTCAGATGAAGACTTGAACAAGTCATCCAAAGTGCCATGCATATTGCATATGGATTCTATCAAAGGAAGTCATGCAGGTCTCAAAAATCTTGTCCAAAGGTATTCTAAAGCCTTTACAGTTCATATATCCAATTTCATGAATATGTATACATGCAAGTATCCCTTGTTACTTTTCAatgcttttgcttttttgaAAAGACTTTTCAATGCTTTTGCTAATGCATGGTTGGGCTTGTAAGTGGCAAGTattgaaaaacattttttagatttagttaaaatttttgcttGTAATCCCTTGAACAGTAATATGACATCTTTGCTATGGTTAAGATGTTTATTTTGAACAACATTTGCAGTATTTTACgcaatattttaattgtgtaATCAAAATCCTGATCAACTTAATTGCCATTAGAATTACCACTTCTGGTCTGAATTTGTGGAATTGGCAGTAGATCAGCAGTCCAGAGTTCTTTTCCTTCAACATGGTCAAGCTTTTATAGCTTCAAATCCCTCTATTGTAGTTTCATGAATTCCCCCCCAAAAAGGAGACGACTTCATAAATGACTAACATGTTTTAAATTGCACTGAAAGCTAGCCTGTGAACTGGGTTAAACTTGATTTGTATTTACTGGTCTCATATAGATCTTTCGAGAATTGAtcatttctcttcttttttctccaaTATGCATAGACAGTTTTATTGAAGAATTTCTTCCCATCCATCATGATGAATCTTTTTGTCTACATCTTTAATTTCAACCTTGTTAACTTTTGTGAGTActtaacttcttttttttgccCTTAATTAGCTGGAATGTAATTTTGAATGCTAGATCTTTTTAGTTGTTGACATGACTTTTGCCTCTGAAATGATAGTTATCTTTGGGAAGAGTGGAAAGAGAGGCACAAGGAGACATCTGAAGatctttcttcaaaattcttgaATCTGCGGTTTGTCTCACTCGAGGTATTGCTTATCTCAGTTGAATATTTAGCTATTCTAGGGTACAGTCTTGGAATTAGAATTCCCCCAACAACTTCTTGTACCCACCTGAAGGGTTTGAGAAGCAGTGAGAACTGGTTTAAATGCTATGGTTTCTCGCCTCACTTGATTTAGGTTTCATAAGACAGCACCATAACTGTCACAGGGGATGAGCATTGCATTTGTCTTATaatcttgttttgttttgggaGCTCTTGGGGATACCACTATCTTTTCTTGCGCTGTGTTTGTCTAGCATTTGGAGAGATGATACTTGAGTAGTCCTGCCTCCACTTTCTCAATGTCATGATGAATGGAAAGTATTTATTTGCAATATAATGATTTTTACACTAAATATTCCAGCTTGCAAAGAACAAAGCTGCTTTTCACTATAGAAGTAGTGAAATTCCAATATGTGTGTGTTTGCTTATGTATGAGGATGCAATTTTCTGATGCTTTacatctttttcctttctttgttgTGTGTGATTGTTTGTCAGTTGTCTCTCTGGGCATTTATCCagattatgttttttttttttttgacatttttgtATGTCTGCTTGTGTGTAACTTTGAGAACTGACTATTATTTATTCAGTTGGAGACAGCTAAGTTTAAaaggaaaagtaaaaaaggaaaataatgaaacTAAATTTTGTCATGCGTTAAATCTTTGTTATTCTGTTGTTAGTGTACAGTTTATGAGTGCTTATTAGCGATCTCTCTCATGGCATATACGTATAATCCATTTATCTGACATTTAGCTCATTTGTTTTCAGCTTCCACAGCAGGAGAATTCATTTGATTGCGGCTTGTTCTTACTCCACTATCTGGAGCTCTTTTTAGCTGAAGCTCCTCCTAACTTCAATCCATTCAAAATAACCAAGTTCTCTAACTTTGTAAGTGGTCTGCATAGTTTTTTGGTGCATAGTGCAATTGACGCTAAAGTTTGTAATTTTGTCTAATACCATATGAAGAGCTCACTCAAGCAccatcttgtttttttttttcttaatatatatttattttataattaataaatgtgtacatttttatttttatcctcCATGTTTGTCTAGTTTGCAAGTGAAGTGATCtttggttttgaattgaagcATAAATGCTTTGATATGGAAATGTTCTTGATTTTGTTCTTAGGACCAGGCACCAAGTTGAAAGTTCTAAAGATAAGCTGAGAATAACCTAATGACATATGTgatcaacattttttttttgtatgtttAAAATAATCAGctatagttttataattttgtttttcctttgcttTCTTTCCCAGCTTAATTTGGGTTGGTTTCCACCTATTGAAGCATCTCTAAAGCGCACTCTCATCCAGAAGTTAGTTTTTGAACTCCTAGAAAATCATTCTCAGGAAATCAACTCATCTGATTGCAGTGATGAACATCATTCCTCTAAATTTCCtgaaaagattgaaaatgaAACCGGTGTGGAGTTTATCACAGAGAGTTTCAGACCAGAAGTAGCTTGTGATGCGAATTTAGATTCCCAAGCTGGCCAAGGAATTGAAATAACTCTGttatcatcatcttctttGAGAAATATGGAAAGTGTTAATGATTCTGGCTTGGTTCTTCAGGAGTTATTTGAGCCAGGAGTTACAACAGGATCTTTGCTTGGACAATTTCGATCTTTTGACCAGCAGCCGTCATATTACAATCTGAATGGGGCTATATCACCAAGAGAGGTattgaatttcatttttcttgtgaTAATCATTTGTTCTATCCAATCCTGAGATAATTGGAGCTCAGTAGGATATTCAATTAGGGCATAGAATGCATTTGGTGCATTGCTAACTAATTAACTTCCTACTACCTTCTGGTTGTATATTAGACATGCATACACACCCGAGAAAAGGGGGGAAATACTTCTATTACAGTGAAAAATTGGGGAATAGAGGGACTTCTCATGCCAAATCATACTTCTTTTTCTAAGTTTTTTTGGGAACTAAGTACTATGTcactgaatttttttatttccaaattcaaataagaattAATTGTTTTATCTACAGCAAGAAGATGTGCAAACTGGTCAACAGTTTGTTTATATAGCTTCTGGAGAAAACAGTTTTCCACAGTTTGCTGGAATCACACCTCAAGCCTGTGAAGTTCCATATTCATCAAGAGGTTTTGTCATGGGCAGTTCATGGAATCCTGGAATTACCATGCAAGGAGATCATGAAGTTGACACATCGCTTGAAACATCTTGTGCCTCTGATGCTGATGACGATGATGATGTTGGGATCATTGAAAACAACACCATTGAGGATAATGTATATCCAAGtaaaaaacaagaaacagATCAGCAACGATCTCAGTTAGTGGAAAATGTTGAGCATCCGAAGATAGGATTCACTCCTGCCTCCCGTGAGGTGCTGGAGACTTCTACAAGTGAAGTTTCTGAAGCTTCTGAAGACACTGATAAGATTTACCATAGCGCTGAGGATGCATACCTTCCCTCCAAAGATAATCTGCCTGTATCGATGCATCAAAATCCTGGTGTGGCAGTTAACCAGTTGGATCAGGATTCTGAACTGGTTGAAAAGAATGCTGAAATGGTTGAACCCAAGGAGGCTGGAGGTGATGATGTGCAAATAATTGGTGATGCCATAGGTGATGACCTTCCATCCGAAGATAATTTAACTGTATTGTCACATCAGAGTCCTGGTATGGTGACGAACCAGTTGGATCAGGATTCTGATATGGTTGAAAAGAACACTGAAACGGTTGAAAACACGGAAGCCAGAGGTGATGATGTGCAAAGGAATGGTGATGACCTTCTGTCTGAAGATAATTCAACCGTATTATTGAATCAAAATTCTGGTATGGCTGTGAACCATTTGGATCAGGATTCTGAACTGGTTGAGAACAAGGATGCTGTTGGTGATGATCTGTCTGCAGAATTAGCCGAACAACCAGCTGCAAAGAGGATGCGGCTTATGACTTCCCTTGAGGAGAA from the Theobroma cacao cultivar B97-61/B2 chromosome 8, Criollo_cocoa_genome_V2, whole genome shotgun sequence genome contains:
- the LOC18591804 gene encoding probable ubiquitin-like-specific protease 2B isoform X2; the protein is MSERSPATPASDVAEDDVSLNDNVSDHCFGNILVDNINKTVVLCSDYVLYQDNYYTEASVIFSPGGIKINGTIVSERQGTFSFERGIDDIININCQLFQRVGSVTVTLKVLSKVALEAENACGTSVIEELEFAVIDPRWSEKQEEITSLNVKFLAIWDIVLDPLTGMDGDDSFVQKSYFPNFDEPFEEVVYPKGDIDAVSISKRDVDLLQPETFINDTIIDFYIKYLKNQIQPEERQRFHFFNSFFFRKLADLDKDPSSISDGRAAFLRVHKWTRKLDMFGKDYIFIPVNFNLHWSLIVICHPGEVAGFEDEDLNKSSKVPCILHMDSIKGSHAGLKNLVQSYLWEEWKERHKETSEDLSSKFLNLRFVSLELPQQENSFDCGLFLLHYLELFLAEAPPNFNPFKITKFSNFLNLGWFPPIEASLKRTLIQKLVFELLENHSQEINSSDCSDEHHSSKFPEKIENETGVEFITESFRPEVACDANLDSQAGQGIEITLLSSSSLRNMESVNDSGLVLQELFEPGVTTGSLLGQFRSFDQQPSYYNLNGAISPREQEDVQTGQQFVYIASGENSFPQFAGITPQACEVPYSSRGFVMGSSWNPGITMQGDHEVDTSLETSCASDADDDDDVGIIENNTIEDNVYPSKKQETDQQRSQLVENVEHPKIGFTPASREVLETSTSEVSEASEDTDKIYHSAEDAYLPSKDNLPVSMHQNPGVAVNQLDQDSELVEKNAEMVEPKEAGGDDVQIIGDAIGDDLPSEDNLTVLSHQSPGMVTNQLDQDSDMVEKNTETVENTEARGDDVQRNGDDLLSEDNSTVLLNQNSGMAVNHLDQDSELVENKDAVGDDLSAELAEQPAAKRMRLMTSLEEKVDS
- the LOC18591804 gene encoding probable ubiquitin-like-specific protease 2B isoform X1; protein product: MPMKNGFEVFDFKEEDEISELAAEKYLNKLKNPNLDDPATLKYQFLECVARGADVQRKEMDNVSCVDVDAIDGDCSCNGATPAAPLGAGEKDFVTKEGNHEPDVSPESKSMHSEQQAGLEKDSHEPRSICPELELRDSCAEAPSPGKGQLNCALSNSPLSNEPVDLASDANESMSERSPATPASDVAEDDVSLNDNVSDHCFGNILVDNINKTVVLCSDYVLYQDNYYTEASVIFSPGGIKINGTIVSERQGTFSFERGIDDIININCQLFQRVGSVTVTLKVLSKVALEAENACGTSVIEELEFAVIDPRWSEKQEEITSLNVKFLAIWDIVLDPLTGMDGDDSFVQKSYFPNFDEPFEEVVYPKGDIDAVSISKRDVDLLQPETFINDTIIDFYIKYLKNQIQPEERQRFHFFNSFFFRKLADLDKDPSSISDGRAAFLRVHKWTRKLDMFGKDYIFIPVNFNLHWSLIVICHPGEVAGFEDEDLNKSSKVPCILHMDSIKGSHAGLKNLVQSYLWEEWKERHKETSEDLSSKFLNLRFVSLELPQQENSFDCGLFLLHYLELFLAEAPPNFNPFKITKFSNFLNLGWFPPIEASLKRTLIQKLVFELLENHSQEINSSDCSDEHHSSKFPEKIENETGVEFITESFRPEVACDANLDSQAGQGIEITLLSSSSLRNMESVNDSGLVLQELFEPGVTTGSLLGQFRSFDQQPSYYNLNGAISPREQEDVQTGQQFVYIASGENSFPQFAGITPQACEVPYSSRGFVMGSSWNPGITMQGDHEVDTSLETSCASDADDDDDVGIIENNTIEDNVYPSKKQETDQQRSQLVENVEHPKIGFTPASREVLETSTSEVSEASEDTDKIYHSAEDAYLPSKDNLPVSMHQNPGVAVNQLDQDSELVEKNAEMVEPKEAGGDDVQIIGDAIGDDLPSEDNLTVLSHQSPGMVTNQLDQDSDMVEKNTETVENTEARGDDVQRNGDDLLSEDNSTVLLNQNSGMAVNHLDQDSELVENKDAVGDDLSAELAEQPAAKRMRLMTSLEEKVDS